A portion of the Oncorhynchus gorbuscha isolate QuinsamMale2020 ecotype Even-year linkage group LG19, OgorEven_v1.0, whole genome shotgun sequence genome contains these proteins:
- the LOC124005925 gene encoding putative uncharacterized protein DDB_G0286901: MEEKEEERRKRWFVIGIYQQSGSQVNTIQVNTSQVNTRQVNTRQVNTRQVNTRQVNTSQVNTSQVNTRQVNTSQVNTNQVNTSQVNTSQVNTNQVNTSQVNTRQVNTRQVNTSQVNTSQVNTSQVNTNQVNTSQVNTRQVNTSQVNTNQVNTSQVNTRQVNTSQVNTSQVNTSQVNTRQVNTSQVNTNQVNTSQVNTNQVNTSQVNNRQVNTSQVNTSQVNTRQVNTRQVNTSQVNTSQVNTRQVNTSQVNTNQVNTSQVNTRQVNTSQVNTNQVNTSQVNTRQVNTSQVNTSQVNTSQVNTRQVNTSQVNTNQVNTSQVNTRQVNTSQVNTNQVNTSQVNTRQVNTSQVNTSQVNTRQVNTSQVNTSQVNTSQVNTRQVNTSQVYTSQVNTRQVNTSQVNTSQVNTRQVNTSQVNTSQVNTRQVNTSQVNTSQVNTSQVNTRQVNTSQVNTSQVNTSQVNTSQVNTSQVNTSQVNTSQVNTSQVNTRQVKTSQVNTSQVNTSQVNTSQVNTSQVNTSQVNTRQVKTSQVNTSQVNTSQVNTSQVNTSQVNTSQVNTSQVNTSQVNTSQVNTSQVNTSQVNTRQVNTSQVNTRQVKTSQVNTSQVNTRQVNTSQVNTSQVNTRQVKTSQVNTSQVNTRQVNTSQVNTSQVNTRQVNTSQVNTSQVNTRQVKTSQVNTSQVNTRQVNTSQVNTSQVNTSQVNTNTLL, encoded by the coding sequence atggaggagaaggaggaagagaggaggaagaggtggtttGTGATAGGAATTTATCAGCAGAGCGGCAGCCAGGTGAATACCATCCAGGTGAACACCAGCCAGGTAAATACCAGACAGGTGAATACCAGACAGGTGAATACCAGACAGGTGAATACCAGACAGGTGAACACCAGCCAGGTGAACACCAGCCAGGTAAATACCAGACAGGTGAACACCAGCCAGGTGAACACCAACCAGGTAAATACCAGCCAGGTGAACACCAGCCAGGTGAACACCAACCAGGTAAATACCAGCCAGGTGAATACCAGACAGGTGAATACCAGACAGGTGAACACCAGCCAGGTGAACACCAGCCAGGTAAATACCAGCCAGGTGAATACCAACCAGGTAAATACCAGCCAGGTGAATACCAGACAGGTGAACACCAGCCAGGTGAACACCAACCAGGTAAATACCAGCCAGGTGAATACCAGACAGGTGAACACCAGCCAGGTGAACACCAGCCAGGTAAATACCAGCCAGGTGAATACCAGACAGGTGAACACCAGCCAGGTGAACACCAACCAGGTAAATACCAGCCAGGTGAACACCAACCAGGTGAACACCAGCCAGGTAAATAACAGACAGGTGAACACCAGCCAGGTGAACACCAGCCAGGTAAATACCAGACAGGTGAATACCAGACAGGTGAACACCAGCCAGGTGAACACCAGCCAGGTAAATACCAGACAGGTGAACACCAGCCAGGTGAACACCAACCAGGTAAATACCAGCCAGGTGAATACCAGACAGGTGAACACCAGCCAGGTGAACACCAACCAGGTAAATACCAGCCAGGTGAATACCAGACAGGTGAACACCAGCCAGGTGAACACCAGCCAGGTGAACACCAGCCAGGTAAATACCAGACAGGTGAACACCAGCCAGGTGAACACCAACCAGGTAAATACCAGCCAGGTGAATACCAGACAGGTGAACACCAGCCAGGTGAACACCAACCAGGTAAATACCAGCCAGGTGAATACCAGACAGGTGAACACCAGCCAGGTGAACACCAGCCAGGTAAATACCAGACAGGTGAACACCAGCCAGGTGAACACCAGCCAGGTAAATACCAGCCAGGTAAATACCAGACAGGTGAACACCAGCCAGGTGTACACCAGCCAGGTAAATACCAGACAGGTGAACACCAGCCAGGTGAACACCAGCCAGGTGAATACCAGACAGGTGAACACCAGCCAGGTGAACACCAGCCAGGTAAATACCAGACAGGTAAACACCAGCCAGGTGAACACCAGCCAGGTAAATACCAGCCAGGTAAATACCAGACAGGTAAATACCAGCCAGGTCAACACCAGCCAGGTGAATACCAGCCAGGTCAACACCAGCCAGGTAAATACCAGCCAGGTGAACACCAGCCAGGTGAACACCAGCCAGGTGAACACTAGCCAGGTAAATACCAGACAGGTGAAGACCAGCCAGGTGAACACCAGCCAGGTAAATACCAGCCAGGTGAACACCAGCCAGGTGAACACCAGCCAGGTGAACACTAGCCAGGTAAATACCAGACAGGTGAAGACCAGCCAGGTGAACACTAGCCAGGTGAATACCAGCCAGGTGAATACCAGCCAGGTCAACACCAGCCAGGTGAATACCAGCCAGGTCAACACCAGCCAGGTGAACACCAGCCAGGTAAATACCAGCCAGGTGAACACCAGCCAGGTGAACACTAGCCAGGTAAATACCAGACAGGTGAACACCAGCCAGGTGAACACCAGACAGGTGAAGACCAGCCAGGTGAACACTAGCCAGGTAAATACCAGACAGGTGAACACCAGCCAGGTGAACACCAGCCAGGTAAATACCAGACAGGTGAAGACCAGCCAGGTGAACACCAGCCAGGTAAATACCAGACAGGTGAACACCAGCCAGGTGAACACCAGCCAGGTAAATACCAGACAGGTGAACACCAGCCAGGTGAACACTAGCCAGGTAAATACCAGACAGGTGAAGACCAGCCAGGTGAACACTAGCCAGGTAAATACCAGACAGGTGAACACCAGCCAGGTGAACACCAGCCAGGTGAATACCAGCCAGGTGAATACCAACACTTTGCTTTGA